A genomic region of Dreissena polymorpha isolate Duluth1 chromosome 4, UMN_Dpol_1.0, whole genome shotgun sequence contains the following coding sequences:
- the LOC127876301 gene encoding uncharacterized transmembrane protein DDB_G0285607-like: MADLQSISNSFSSNFSNSSNFSNSINHCSSENNNSSSNQPSSSNNHPSNNNRSKNKSSNNNQILNQIVKTCLSTGHNYGPAAIRHHWHNRCQ, translated from the exons ATGGCCGACTTACAGAGCATTAGCAACAGTTTCAGCAGCAACTTCTCCAACAGCAGCAACTTCTCCAACAGCATCAACCACTGCAGCAGCGAAAACAACAACTCCAGCAGCAATCAacccagcagcagcaacaaccaCCCCAGCAACAACAACCGCAGCAAAAACAAATCCAGCAACAACAACCAGATCCTCAACCAGATTGTCAAGACCTGCCTGTCAACAGGACATAATTATG gCCCAGCTGCTATTAGACATCACTGGCATAACAGATGCCAGTAA